A region of Myxococcus stipitatus DSM 14675 DNA encodes the following proteins:
- a CDS encoding GNAT family N-acetyltransferase, with protein MGASGGLHLRPARDSDRRALWRIHTEAVETLCQGVYAPDELNTWVSLLRPEGYLRPDRPRTVLVAERGRRMVGFGQLDTRQGELEALYVVPDEVGRGVGSQLLAALESVAWGDGTPLLGLDASLNAENFYRHRGYVSLHPARRPLTARVQLACVRMQKRRPVTASRQEPAAGAMTPT; from the coding sequence ATGGGCGCGTCGGGGGGCCTCCACCTCAGGCCAGCGCGCGACTCGGACCGGCGCGCGCTGTGGCGCATCCACACCGAGGCGGTGGAGACGCTCTGCCAGGGTGTCTATGCCCCCGACGAGCTCAACACCTGGGTGAGCCTGCTGCGGCCGGAGGGCTACCTGCGCCCGGACCGGCCGCGCACGGTGCTGGTGGCGGAGCGCGGCCGTCGCATGGTGGGCTTCGGACAGCTCGACACGCGGCAGGGAGAGCTGGAGGCCCTCTACGTGGTGCCGGATGAGGTGGGCCGAGGCGTGGGCTCCCAATTGCTGGCCGCGCTGGAGTCGGTGGCGTGGGGAGACGGCACGCCGCTGTTGGGGCTGGATGCGAGCCTCAACGCGGAGAACTTCTATCGCCACCGAGGCTACGTCTCGCTGCACCCGGCCCGGAGGCCCCTGACGGCGCGGGTGCAGCTGGCCTGTGTGCGGATGCAGAAGCGGCGGCCCGTGACGGCGTCGCGCCAGGAGCCGGCCGCCGGAGCGATGACGCCTACCTGA
- the glgC gene encoding glucose-1-phosphate adenylyltransferase, producing the protein MSKVLAMILAGGAGTRLEPLTRERAKPAVPFGGRYRIIDFALSNFTNSGVYRVKVLTQYKSDSLNNHLSRAWRMSAFLGHYVEAVPAQMRTGVDWYKGSADAIYQNLNIITDEEPDFIFVFGADHVYRMDTRQMLDFHIAKRAACTVAAIPVPIEQGREFGIIDVGPDGRMRQFLEKPQNPPPMPGNPKMCLASMGNYLFTTEVLVQEVVRDAANETSAHDFGKSIISELYKNAPVYVYDFAQNEIAGQESKERGYWRDVGNIDIYYQSNMELVEVDPIFNLYNDRWPIHTQSHNYPPAKFVFADAENSRVGHATDSLVSEGCIISGGHVNRSVLSPKVRVNSYSEVEASILFENVTIGRRSRVRKAIIDKNVEIPPGTTIGYDPVEDKRRFHVTPDGVVVIPKGMKVT; encoded by the coding sequence ATGTCCAAGGTCCTGGCGATGATTCTTGCGGGAGGCGCGGGCACGCGTCTGGAGCCGCTCACGCGCGAGCGGGCCAAGCCCGCCGTCCCCTTCGGGGGGCGCTATCGCATCATCGATTTCGCCCTCTCCAACTTCACCAACTCGGGGGTGTACCGGGTGAAGGTGCTCACCCAGTACAAGAGCGACTCGCTCAACAACCACCTGTCTCGCGCGTGGCGGATGTCCGCCTTCCTGGGGCACTACGTGGAGGCGGTGCCGGCGCAGATGCGGACGGGGGTGGACTGGTACAAGGGCAGCGCCGACGCCATCTACCAGAACCTCAACATCATCACGGACGAGGAGCCCGACTTCATCTTCGTCTTCGGCGCGGACCACGTGTACCGGATGGACACGCGGCAGATGCTCGACTTCCACATCGCGAAGCGGGCGGCGTGCACCGTGGCGGCCATCCCCGTGCCCATCGAGCAGGGGCGCGAGTTCGGCATCATCGACGTGGGGCCGGACGGGCGCATGCGCCAGTTCCTGGAGAAGCCCCAGAACCCGCCGCCCATGCCGGGCAACCCGAAGATGTGCCTGGCCTCCATGGGCAACTACCTCTTCACCACCGAGGTGCTGGTGCAGGAGGTGGTGCGCGACGCGGCCAACGAGACGAGCGCACACGACTTCGGCAAGTCCATCATCAGCGAGCTGTACAAGAACGCGCCCGTCTACGTGTACGACTTCGCGCAGAACGAGATTGCCGGCCAGGAGTCCAAGGAGCGCGGCTACTGGCGGGACGTGGGGAACATCGACATCTACTACCAGTCCAACATGGAGCTGGTGGAGGTGGACCCCATCTTCAACCTCTACAACGACCGCTGGCCCATCCACACGCAGTCCCACAACTACCCGCCGGCCAAGTTCGTCTTCGCGGACGCGGAGAACTCGCGCGTGGGACATGCAACGGACTCACTGGTGTCCGAGGGTTGCATCATCTCCGGCGGGCACGTGAACCGGTCCGTGCTGTCCCCGAAGGTGCGCGTCAACTCCTACTCGGAGGTGGAGGCGTCCATCCTCTTCGAGAACGTCACCATCGGCCGCCGCAGTCGCGTGCGGAAGGCCATCATCGACAAGAACGTGGAGATTCCGCCGGGGACGACCATCGGCTACGACCCGGTGGAGGACAAGCGGCGCTTCCACGTGACGCCGGATGGAGTGGTGGTCATCCCCAAGGGCATGAAGGTCACCTGA
- a CDS encoding GGDEF domain-containing protein — translation MSGDETRVTKISALDLRSQRSTECCLVQIHGPELGKKYLIDDSELTIGRDQHNHIVVDLDNVSRRHARVLGRGGKMLVEDLGSTNGTYLNDQEVLQAQPLRSGDLIKVGGSIFKFLDGDNIETQYHETIYTLTIADGLTGINNKRFFLEYLEREMGRSSRYQRTLTLMIFDIDHFKQINDVHGHLAGDYVLRELAQSIKRLVRREQCFARYGGEEFAVVMPEDGPDKARLFAEKIRKLIAEKAFVYDEKEIPVTISIGVAEMASDMTEPTHFIKVADANLYKAKKTGRNRVVG, via the coding sequence ATGTCAGGCGACGAAACGCGCGTCACCAAGATCTCCGCACTGGACCTGCGCTCACAGCGCAGCACCGAGTGCTGTCTCGTCCAGATTCACGGCCCCGAGCTCGGCAAGAAGTACCTGATTGACGACTCGGAGCTGACCATCGGCAGAGACCAGCACAACCACATCGTGGTGGACCTGGACAACGTCTCCCGTCGGCACGCTCGCGTGCTGGGGCGGGGCGGGAAGATGCTGGTGGAGGATTTGGGCTCCACCAACGGCACCTACCTGAATGACCAGGAAGTGCTCCAGGCCCAGCCGCTGCGAAGCGGCGACCTCATCAAGGTCGGCGGCTCCATCTTCAAGTTCCTCGATGGCGACAACATCGAGACGCAGTACCACGAGACCATCTACACGCTGACCATCGCGGACGGTCTCACCGGCATCAACAACAAGCGCTTCTTCCTCGAGTACCTCGAGCGGGAGATGGGGCGCTCCAGCCGCTATCAGCGCACGCTGACGCTGATGATTTTCGACATCGACCACTTCAAGCAGATCAACGACGTCCACGGGCACCTGGCCGGGGACTACGTGCTGCGAGAGCTGGCTCAGTCCATCAAGCGACTGGTGCGCCGCGAGCAGTGCTTCGCCCGCTACGGTGGCGAGGAGTTCGCCGTCGTCATGCCCGAGGATGGGCCGGACAAGGCGCGCTTGTTCGCGGAGAAGATTCGCAAGCTCATCGCGGAGAAGGCCTTCGTCTACGACGAGAAGGAGATTCCCGTGACCATCTCCATCGGCGTGGCGGAGATGGCGTCCGACATGACGGAGCCCACCCACTTCATCAAGGTGGCGGACGCGAACCTGTACAAGGCCAAGAAGACGGGCCGGAACCGGGTGGTCGGCTAG
- a CDS encoding NAD-dependent epimerase/dehydratase family protein, with product MKLLVTGGTGFLGAHLVPKLVAAGHTVRLIGRTRPTGPAYAGTEYVAGDLKDRDVVRRSLEGVEGVYHLAGLVSFQPKDGRKMFELHVDCTRELLRDVREAGVQRVVLASTSGTTAVSKDPAVLDESADYPLSVVSRWPYYLSKIYEEKLSLEYCRKHSIPLVVLNPSLLMGPGDDRLSSTWMVVKFLNRELPAMPGGGMSFVDVRDAADAFHSALTRGEVYGRHLMGVNMTMTEFFHRLERLTGVAAPRLKLPSQVNILGSQLLERWAKLRGTPAPLDPQEVEIGEHYFWLDAAKAEAELGFRARDAQETLADTVKHIYGKLPPGSLPGTKGRLGDLRQGT from the coding sequence GTGAAGCTGCTGGTGACGGGAGGCACGGGGTTCCTGGGCGCGCATCTGGTGCCCAAGCTGGTGGCGGCCGGGCACACGGTGCGCCTCATCGGCCGCACGCGGCCCACGGGTCCAGCCTACGCGGGCACGGAGTACGTCGCGGGAGACTTGAAGGACCGGGACGTGGTGCGCCGCTCGCTGGAGGGCGTGGAGGGCGTCTACCACCTGGCGGGGCTCGTCTCCTTCCAGCCCAAGGACGGGCGGAAGATGTTCGAGCTGCACGTGGACTGCACGCGTGAGCTCTTGCGCGACGTGCGCGAGGCGGGTGTCCAGCGCGTCGTGCTGGCCTCCACCTCCGGCACCACGGCGGTGTCCAAGGACCCCGCGGTGCTGGACGAGTCCGCCGACTACCCGCTCTCGGTGGTGTCCCGCTGGCCGTACTACCTCTCGAAAATCTACGAAGAGAAGCTGTCGCTGGAGTACTGCCGCAAGCACTCCATCCCGCTCGTCGTCCTCAACCCGAGCCTGCTCATGGGCCCGGGGGATGACCGGCTCTCCTCGACGTGGATGGTGGTGAAGTTCCTCAACCGGGAGCTTCCCGCGATGCCCGGCGGCGGCATGTCCTTCGTGGACGTGCGCGACGCGGCGGATGCGTTCCACAGCGCGCTCACGCGGGGCGAGGTGTACGGGCGCCACCTGATGGGCGTGAACATGACGATGACGGAGTTCTTCCATCGTCTGGAGCGCCTCACCGGCGTGGCGGCGCCTCGGCTCAAGCTGCCCTCGCAGGTGAACATCCTGGGCAGCCAGCTGCTGGAGCGCTGGGCGAAGCTGCGTGGGACGCCCGCGCCGTTGGATCCGCAGGAAGTGGAGATTGGCGAGCACTACTTCTGGCTGGACGCCGCCAAGGCGGAGGCCGAGCTGGGCTTCCGCGCGCGCGACGCGCAGGAGACGCTGGCCGACACCGTGAAGCACATCTACGGGAAGCTGCCGCCCGGGAGCCTGCCTGGGACGAAGGGTCGGCTCGGAGACCTGCGCCAGGGCACCTGA